In the Dioscorea cayenensis subsp. rotundata cultivar TDr96_F1 chromosome 12, TDr96_F1_v2_PseudoChromosome.rev07_lg8_w22 25.fasta, whole genome shotgun sequence genome, one interval contains:
- the LOC120273793 gene encoding heavy metal-associated isoprenylated plant protein 36-like codes for MASGESSPSQSLKYQTWVLRVSIHCEGCRKKVKRVLQNIDGVYEILIDSRQHKVTVTGNVAAETLIKKLAKSKKHAELWPESKPLNPNPNPNPDPNPNPNPAPNPNPPPSEKPSDPPANPDPKPTADPTPASTPAPKPADEAPAKPNPDETQPLILTTRKAPTTPIDTAAAAAVTDPAAGTKKKKKKNKKPNANIAAASGEVDPEDDEEPDQAATATPPPAHVIQHVHHVPVLSYSTAYPSTSNYGETYYASVPMHDNYYVQAPPYHPDAYYGRHVERQESYDYFSEENPNACGVM; via the exons aTGGCTTCAGGAGAATCCTCTCCTTCACAGTCACTCAAATATCAg acATGGGTTCTTCGCGTTTCAATCCACTGCGAAGGATGCCGGAAGAAGGTCAAGCGTGTTCTCCAGAACATCGACG GGGTTTATGAGATCTTGATCGACTCACGGCAGCACAAGGTCACCGTCACCGGCAACGTCGCCGCCGAGACACTGATCAAGAAGCTCGCCAAAAGCAAGAAGCACGCCGAGCTCTGGCCTGAATccaaacccttaaaccctaaccctaatcctaacccTGATCCTAATCCAAATCCCAATCCCGCCCCCAATCCCAACCCACCTCCATCCGAGAAACCCAGCGATCCTCCGGCGAACCCTGACCCCAAACCCACTGCTGACCCCACTCCTGCTTCCACTCCTGCCCCGAAACCCGCCGATGAAGCTCCGGCGAAGCCCAATCCTGACGAGACCCAACCCCTCATCCTCACCACCCGAAAAGCCCCCACCACCCCCATCGAtaccgccgccgccgccgccgtcaCCGACCCCGCCGCCggcacaaagaagaagaaaaagaagaacaagaaaccCAACGCCAACATCGCCGCCGCTAGTGGCGAAGTAGACCCCGAAGACGACGAGGAGCCTGATCAAGCCGCAACAGCCACACCACCTCCCGCGCACGTGATCCAGCACGTGCATCACGTGCCGGTGTTGAGCTACAGCACGGCGTACCCTAGCACGAGCAACTACGGCGAGACGTACTACGCGTCGGTGCCGATGCACGATAACTACTACGTGCAAGCGCCGCCGTATCACCCTGATGCTTATTACGGTCGCCACGTGGAACGCCAGGAGTCGTACGATTATTTTAGCGAGGAAAACCCAAATGCTTGTGGAGTCATGTGA
- the LOC120273998 gene encoding flowering-promoting factor 1-like protein 1: protein MSGVWLFRNGVVKLVENPANEQSSTARKKVLLHTPSNEVITSYESLEGKLLSLGWERYYDDPDLLQFHKRSSVDLISLPKDFRRFKSMHMYDIVVKNRETFRVIDMQ from the coding sequence ATGTCAGGAGTATGGTTGTTTAGGAATGGGGTGGTGAAGTTGGTGGAAAACCCTGCAAATGAACAATCATCAACAGCACGTAAGAAGGTTTTGCTCCACACTCCAAGCAATGAAGTGATAACTTCTTATGAATCTCTTGAAGGAAAGTTATTAAGCCTTGGTTGGGAGAGGTATTATGATGACCCTGATCTTCTTCAATTCCACAAAAGATCCTCTGTGGACCTCATCTCCCTTCCCAAAGATTTCAGAAGGTTTAAGTCCATGCATATGTATGATATTGTTGTCAAGAACAGGGAGACTTTTAGGGTTATTGATATGCAGTAA